The Halomonas qaidamensis genome includes the window TTGGGAATCCTAATTGAGCACTATGCTGGTGCTATGCCATTGTGGTTGGCGCCTCAGCAAGTCGTTTTGATGACCATTACTGATGCGCAGCGTGATTATGCGCTTGAGTTGGAGCAACGGCTGCAAAAAAATGGTTTACGTGTCAAAGCGGACTTGAGGAACGAGAAGATCGGCTTTAAAATCCGTGAACACACATTACAGAAAGTTCCCTATCTCCTTGTGGTGGGAGATAAGGAAGTCGAAGCTGACTCAGTGGCCGTGCGAACTCGCAGCGGCGAAAACCTCGGCACAATGACAGTCGATGAATTCATTGACCGTTGCAGTGCGGAGCGAGCAGCCCTGGCGACATCGTCAATTGCCTAAGGAGACGGAGCAATCAAGCGAAGCAATCAGCGCGGGCGTCCACAAGACAAACGCCCACCAATGAACGAGAGAATTATCGAAGAAGAAGTACGTTTAATCGATGCTGAAGGTGAGCAGTTGGGTGTTGTGCCCACCACCGAAGCACTTGAGCGTGCCGAAGCTGCCGGTTTAGACCTCGTACAAATTTCGAATGCCGATCCGATCGTGTGTAAGATCATGGATTATGGCAAATTTGTTTTTGAGACGAAGAAACAAAAAGCGGCTCAAAAGAAAAAGCAAAAGCAAATCCAGGTTAAGGAAGTTAAGTTCCGTCCTGGCACCGATGAAGGCGATTATCAGGTCAAGCTTAAAAACCTGACACGCTTTCTAGAAGGTGGTGATAAGGGCAAAGTCACATTGCGCTTCCGTGGTCGTGAAATGGCGCATCAAGACATTGGCCGTAAGCTAATGGAAAGGATCGCGGCAGACCTGGAAGAGATCGGAGCGGTTGAGTCTTTCCCCAAAATGGAAGGACGCCAGATGATCATGATTATTGCCCCGAAAAAGAAGTGATCCAACGGCGAAGTTAACGGATCAGCGCGAAAGCGCTGATCGGCCCTGGGTTTTCTAAAAAATATCGAGCGGAGTTTTCTCATGCCGAAAATCAAAAGCAACAGCGGCGCTGCCAAGCGCTTCAAAAAGACCGCGAATGGCTTCAAGCACAAGCAGTCTTTCCGTAGCCACATCTTGACCAAGAAGTCGACCAAGCGTAAGCGTCAGCTGCGTGGCATGAAACAGATTCATGCTTCTGATAAAGCGCTGATCCAGCGCATGCTGCCGAATCTGTAAGGTCGAATTTTCTTATCTGAGAGCATTCAGCCTCAGTCATAAAGTCAGGAGTGTGTTATGACCCGTGTTAAGCGTGGCGTAGTTGCCCGTCGTCGCCATAAAAAAGTATTGAAGCAGGCCAAAGGTTACTACGGTGCCCGTTCGCGTGTTTTCCGCGTAGCCAAACAGGCTGTTATCAAAGCCGGTCAGTATGCTTACCGTGACCGTCGCAACCGCAAGCGTCAATTCCGCGCTTTGTGGATCCAGCGTATTAACGCTGGCGCGCGTATCAATGGCATGTCTTACAGCCGCTTTGTTGGCGGTCTGAAGAAAGCCGGTATTGAAATTGACCGTAAAGTATTGGCCGACCTGGCAGTACACGAAAAAGCCGCGTTTGCAGCTATCGTGGAAAAAGCCAAGGCTGCCCAATAAAGCATATAACGCTGAGCTAAATCAGTGTGATGTGTCTGAGGTCATTTTAGTGTGACCCATGCAGGGGAAGAGCAGCCGCTCTTCCCCTGTTTTTTTGTCACCTTCAACATGCCAGCCATCTTTAGAGATGGAAACCGCTTAATTCGGAGTGAATCGGATGGACCATCTTCCTACTCTGGTCACAGAGGCCCGCGATGCGATTCAGGCAGCGCAAAGTGTCTCTGCCCTAGATGAGTTGCGCGTACGTTACTTAGGTAAAAAAGGCGAAGTGACGGCCTTGTTGAAAGGCTTAGGAAAGCTATCAGCAGAAGAGCGTCCTGCCGCCGGTGAGCAAATTAATCAGGCAAAACAGACCCTGGCTACTGAAATTGATACAAAGCGTCAACAGCTTGAAAGCCAAGCACTCAACGCTCGCTTGGCGGCAGAGAGAATTGATGTAACATTACCCGGTCGTGGTCAAGAGAGTGGTGGTCTGCACCCTGTTACCCGCACGCTTGAGCGCATTGAGGGCTTATTTACCAGGATTGGCTACGATGTGGCGGTAGGGCCAGAAATTGAAGATGATTATCACAATTTTGAGGCGCTAAATATACCTGCCCATCACCCGGCGCGCGGTATGGCCGATACCTTCTATTTCGATGCTACCCGCCTGTTGCGTACCCATACGTCGCCAGTTCAAGTGCGTACGATGAAGAGTAGCGAGCCGCCAATTCGCATTGTCTGCCCCGGTCGCGTCTACCGTAGCGATTCAGATCTCACCCATACGCCAATGTTCCATCAAGTGGAGGGTCTGTTGGTTGACGAAGGTGTGAGTTTTGCAGATCTTAAAGGCACGATTGAAGATTTCCTCCAAGCTTTTTTTGAACGCAATGATCTTTCAGTGCGCTTCCGTCCCTCTTACTTTCCATTCACTGAACCTTCTGCAGAGGTCGATATTCAGTGCGTGATGTGTAGCGGTGATGGCTGTCGTGTTTGCTCGCATAGCGGCTGGTTGGAAGTGATGGGCTGTGGCATGGTGCATCCCGAGGTATTTCGGCACTCAGGTATTGATGCTGAGCGCTACACAGGGTTTGCATTTGGAATGGGTGCCGAGCGGCTTGCAATGTTGCGCTACGGTGTTAACGACCTGCGTTTGTTCTTTGAGAACGATCTGCGTTTTCTTCGCCAATTTACCTAAGACCGCTGCCAACGACGGGAACCCTTATGAAATTTTCAGAACAGTGGCTGCGTGATTGGGTGGCACCGCAGCTTGATACACAGGCAATCGCCGATCAGATCACCATGGCAGGCCTTGAGGTTGATGGCATTGAGGCCGTTGCATCCCCATTTAGCGGGGTAGTGGTCGCAGAGGTATTGACCAAGGCGAAGCACCCAGACGCGGATAAACTCAACGTCTGTACCGTTAATGATGGTACGGGTGAACCTGTGCAGGTGGTTTGCGGCGCTCCCAACGTTGATGTGGGCCAAAAAATTCCATTTGCTCAAGTGGGTGGTGTGTTACCTGGCGACTTCAAGATCAAGAAAGCCAAATTGCGTGGCGTAGAGTCTCGCGGAATGATTTGCTCCGCCTCTGAGTTAGGTTTGGCGGAGGAGGTGTCACCAGGTATTTTTGTGCTACCTGCCTCCGCGCCGGTAGGCGTAAATTTTCGTGAGTACATGCAACTCGATGATATGACTATTGAAGTTGATCTCACGCCGAACCGTGGTGATTGCCTCAGTATTAAGGGGCTAGCCCGAGAAGTGGGTGTGCTCAATCGTCTTCCGGTAAGTGGGCCTGAAATGGCCACTGTTGATGCTAGTATCAGTGATACTTTTTCAGTGCGTATTGAGGCGCCAGAACAGTGCCCGCGCTACTTGGGGCGTATTATTAAAGACGTTGATGTTAGTGCCGAAACCCCGTTGTGGATGGTAGAACGTTTACGTCGCAGTGGTGTTCGATCTATTGATCCTGTGGTTGATGTCACTAACTATGTGATGCTGGAGCTTGGTCAGCCGCTGCATGCATTCGACCGCGATAACCTTCATGGCGGTATCACCGTTCGGTTGGCGGGCAAGGATGAGCGTTTGACTTTGCTGGATGGGCAAGAAGTAGCGCTGAGGTCGGAGACGCTGGTTATTGCAGACGATAATGGCCCGCTAGCAATGGCTGGTGTCATGGGGGGTGAGAACTCAGGTGTAAACGAGAAAACAGACACGATTTTCTTGGAGTCTGCCTATTTCACGCCGTTGGCTATCGCAGGGCAAGCGCGTTCATATGGTCTTCATACGGATGCATCTCACCGGTTTGAGCGTGGCGTTGACCCGGCACTTGCCAGAGTGGCAATTGAGCGAGCCACCAAGCTTTTGATGGAGATATGTGGCGGCCAGGCAGGGCCCGTTGTTGAGTCATCTAGTAGTGAATACTTGCCAGCGCCAGGCAACATCGTACTGCGCGAAGCACGTCTAGAAAGTGCGCTTTCAAAGCGGCTGCCAGCTGAAGATGTAACTGACATTCTTCAGCGTTTAGGGCTAGCGGTTGATAAACAGGGAGATGGCTGGTCCGTTACAGCACCAAGTTGGCGCTTTGATTTGGCAATTGAAGAAGATCTCATTGAAGAGATTGCCCGGATTCATGGCTATAATAATCTGCCTGTCCGGCGCCCCGCAGCGCGTTTAGCGCTACGTCCCGCTAACGAAGCAATGCTGACACAGGCTCAATTGCGTAATCAGATGGTGGCGCGTGGTTTTCAGGAGGCGATAACCTATAGTTTCGTTGCGCCTGACCTACAGACGGCGCTGCTGCCAGACGCGGTATCGCCAGTGTTGGCAAACCCGATTTCGTCAGATTTGTCAGTGATGCGCGCTAGCCTGTTCCCGGGCTTGGTGCGTGCGCTTGAACATAATCTTAACCGCCAGCAGACCCGTGTCAGATTGTTTGAAACCGGTTTAGTATTTAATGGTCATTTAGACAACCTGTCGCAGGTGCCCATGATGGGAGCCCTGGTGTGTGGGAGTCGTGAGCCAGAAGGCTGGAGCGGGGCTAAGGCTCAGGTCGACTTTTATGACCTAAAAGGGGATTTAGAAAGTCTATTAGCGCTTGGTGGCGCGTTTGATGCTTGGCGCTTTGAGCCAGATGAGCACCCTTCGCTACATCCTGGGCAAACGGCTAAGCTGTTGCACAATGGTAAGCCTGCTGGTTGGATTGGTGCGTTACATCCTCAGGTGCGAGCTAAGTTGGGACTGAAGGTTGATGCTGTTATGTTCGAAGTTCGCCTAGATGCACTCAGTGAGGGCGCCATTCCAGCGTTTGAGCCACTGTCTCGCTATCCAGAGGTTCGTCGCGACTTGGCTTTCACCGTCAAGGCAGAAACACCAGTTCAGGCACTGCTTGATTGTGCAAAAGCACAAGCGGGCGATTACTTAAAAGACATTAGACTGTTTGATGTCTATGCTGGTAAGGGCGTGGCCGATGGTGACAAGAGTATTGCGTTGGGCTTGACGTGGCAGCATGCATCGCGCACGCTAAATGATGATGAAATCAACCTGTTGGTAGATTCCATCATAGCGCAAGTACGATCTGAACTAGGCGCCGAGCTACGAGCATAGCCGTTGTAGCCAGGACGGTAGGTGATGTTTGGGATCAGTTCTTGCGAATAACTAAATAGCGCCATAACGCGACGCTTATCACGTTCTTGGCAATGCGTTTGCTACATGGAGGGGGCCTTATGGGTGCGTTGACCAAAGCAGAGCTAGCAGAACATTTACACACTGAGCTTGCGCTGTCGAAGCGAGAAGCAAAAGCCATGGTTGAGGCTTTTTTTGAAGAGATTCGTGCCTGCTTACGCGAAAATGAGCAAGTTAAGCTGTCGGGTTTCGGAAACTTCGACTTGCGTGATAAGCGCGAAAGACCAGGGCGTAACCCCAAGACAGGTGAGGAAATTCCAATTTCTGCCCGCCGCGTCGTTACTTTCCGTCCCGGCCAAAAACTGAAGCAACAGGTAGAACGCTACAAGTAGCTATTGATTGGTTAAGTAAGTAAAAAGGAGTGCCGAACGGCACTCCTTTTTCATCTGTTGGCTAAACGCCACGCCCTTCGATCAGCCAGGTAATCACCACCTTAATAACGTAGCCCAGCATGCCAGCTCCCAAAACAACAAAAAGCATGATGGTGCCGAATTTTCCAGCGTTCGATTTTTTCGCTAAATCCCAAATAATAAAACACATAAATACGATTAGACCACCAACCATAATGGGTGTGATCCATGCCTCAAAAAGTTGTTGCATAACATTTCCTGTGCAAAATTAATGATCCCACCTGGGGAGGCGTGTGCCGTCTTTACAAGTCGTGTTAATATTTGACCAAATTAATCGGGTATTTGTCGACTGAACGACGTGTAGTGCGACACTTTTACAGAGGAGTACGAGCATGCCAACGCTAACAATCTTAGTCGGTACTATGTACGGTGGTGCGTTAGATGTCGCAGAGCAAGTAAAACCGTTGTTTGAACAGGCGGGCTACAAAGTTGATATTTCAGAACAGCCAACCATCAATGACTTGACTCATTCTGCAGATCTCACGCTTTTTTGCGTGTCGACAACGGGGAGTGGCGATTTTCCAGGTAATTTTGTTTCCTTTGTGCGTGGTTTGCAGGAAAAAAGTCCTTCACTCGCATCGTTACGCTACGGCTTGATTGCGTTGGGCGATAGCTCGTATGGAGAAACTTTCTGTGGAGCGGGAAGGGCACTAGATGCTCTATTAGAAGAGCACGGTGCCACGCGTCTAGGAGATCGTCTTGAAGTCGATGCAATGGAAACCTTCATGGCAGATGACGCCGCTGTTCCATGGGTGGAAGAGTGGATAGTGGCTCAGCAGCTAAAGGTTGCCTAATAATGCAGCGGGTCCCTTATTCTCCGGAACGTATAAGTGTTGCCATCGGACTTTGCATCGTAATGTTGGCAGCTATACCACGCTATATGGTAGAAGGGCATGAAACACGCCAAACACTGCTGCTTATCGCACTCGCTATCGTACTAGGGGCCGCTGCTGTTCAGTGGAAAATGCTCTCTGTTAGTGCACGAAAAGAGTTACCTAAGTTATGTCAGCGTTTAGCGTTGATGTTGCTAATGGGTGCCCTCGTGATGGGGGCATGGCATGCTTTATTCACTGACTGGAT containing:
- a CDS encoding flavodoxin domain-containing protein; protein product: MPTLTILVGTMYGGALDVAEQVKPLFEQAGYKVDISEQPTINDLTHSADLTLFCVSTTGSGDFPGNFVSFVRGLQEKSPSLASLRYGLIALGDSSYGETFCGAGRALDALLEEHGATRLGDRLEVDAMETFMADDAAVPWVEEWIVAQQLKVA
- the pheS gene encoding phenylalanine--tRNA ligase subunit alpha is translated as MDHLPTLVTEARDAIQAAQSVSALDELRVRYLGKKGEVTALLKGLGKLSAEERPAAGEQINQAKQTLATEIDTKRQQLESQALNARLAAERIDVTLPGRGQESGGLHPVTRTLERIEGLFTRIGYDVAVGPEIEDDYHNFEALNIPAHHPARGMADTFYFDATRLLRTHTSPVQVRTMKSSEPPIRIVCPGRVYRSDSDLTHTPMFHQVEGLLVDEGVSFADLKGTIEDFLQAFFERNDLSVRFRPSYFPFTEPSAEVDIQCVMCSGDGCRVCSHSGWLEVMGCGMVHPEVFRHSGIDAERYTGFAFGMGAERLAMLRYGVNDLRLFFENDLRFLRQFT
- a CDS encoding integration host factor subunit alpha, yielding MGALTKAELAEHLHTELALSKREAKAMVEAFFEEIRACLRENEQVKLSGFGNFDLRDKRERPGRNPKTGEEIPISARRVVTFRPGQKLKQQVERYK
- the rplT gene encoding 50S ribosomal protein L20, whose amino-acid sequence is MTRVKRGVVARRRHKKVLKQAKGYYGARSRVFRVAKQAVIKAGQYAYRDRRNRKRQFRALWIQRINAGARINGMSYSRFVGGLKKAGIEIDRKVLADLAVHEKAAFAAIVEKAKAAQ
- the rpmI gene encoding 50S ribosomal protein L35 — encoded protein: MPKIKSNSGAAKRFKKTANGFKHKQSFRSHILTKKSTKRKRQLRGMKQIHASDKALIQRMLPNL
- the infC gene encoding translation initiation factor IF-3 yields the protein MKRSNQRGRPQDKRPPMNERIIEEEVRLIDAEGEQLGVVPTTEALERAEAAGLDLVQISNADPIVCKIMDYGKFVFETKKQKAAQKKKQKQIQVKEVKFRPGTDEGDYQVKLKNLTRFLEGGDKGKVTLRFRGREMAHQDIGRKLMERIAADLEEIGAVESFPKMEGRQMIMIIAPKKK
- the pheT gene encoding phenylalanine--tRNA ligase subunit beta, producing MKFSEQWLRDWVAPQLDTQAIADQITMAGLEVDGIEAVASPFSGVVVAEVLTKAKHPDADKLNVCTVNDGTGEPVQVVCGAPNVDVGQKIPFAQVGGVLPGDFKIKKAKLRGVESRGMICSASELGLAEEVSPGIFVLPASAPVGVNFREYMQLDDMTIEVDLTPNRGDCLSIKGLAREVGVLNRLPVSGPEMATVDASISDTFSVRIEAPEQCPRYLGRIIKDVDVSAETPLWMVERLRRSGVRSIDPVVDVTNYVMLELGQPLHAFDRDNLHGGITVRLAGKDERLTLLDGQEVALRSETLVIADDNGPLAMAGVMGGENSGVNEKTDTIFLESAYFTPLAIAGQARSYGLHTDASHRFERGVDPALARVAIERATKLLMEICGGQAGPVVESSSSEYLPAPGNIVLREARLESALSKRLPAEDVTDILQRLGLAVDKQGDGWSVTAPSWRFDLAIEEDLIEEIARIHGYNNLPVRRPAARLALRPANEAMLTQAQLRNQMVARGFQEAITYSFVAPDLQTALLPDAVSPVLANPISSDLSVMRASLFPGLVRALEHNLNRQQTRVRLFETGLVFNGHLDNLSQVPMMGALVCGSREPEGWSGAKAQVDFYDLKGDLESLLALGGAFDAWRFEPDEHPSLHPGQTAKLLHNGKPAGWIGALHPQVRAKLGLKVDAVMFEVRLDALSEGAIPAFEPLSRYPEVRRDLAFTVKAETPVQALLDCAKAQAGDYLKDIRLFDVYAGKGVADGDKSIALGLTWQHASRTLNDDEINLLVDSIIAQVRSELGAELRA
- a CDS encoding DUF2788 domain-containing protein, which codes for MQQLFEAWITPIMVGGLIVFMCFIIWDLAKKSNAGKFGTIMLFVVLGAGMLGYVIKVVITWLIEGRGV